One segment of Bradyrhizobium sp. CB2312 DNA contains the following:
- a CDS encoding ATP-binding cassette domain-containing protein — MHERETLGLVGESGCGKSTTGLAILRMLPITSGKIAFQGIDITNYNRKQMRPVRRRIQMVYQDPFGSLDPHMRVGDIIGEPLEIHKLRGNKAERRAARVMELLAMGRAAARYDRPLSAPVLGRSATARQHRPRLAVEPALLICDEPVSVLDVSIQAQVVNLFQELQEELGISMIFVAHDPAAVRHVSQRNAVMYLGTIVEISAREELYSNPKHPYTRVLMGAIPIPNPLLRPGAAIRLSKARCQAHSAHRRVALSSALSAHDAGMQREDAEAACRGGRHGRVPSVHVMASVSFGQLGRAPKDRTG, encoded by the coding sequence GTGCATGAACGTGAAACGCTGGGGCTGGTCGGAGAGAGCGGGTGCGGCAAGTCGACAACAGGCCTTGCGATACTGCGGATGCTGCCGATCACGTCTGGAAAGATTGCGTTCCAAGGCATCGACATCACCAACTATAATCGGAAGCAGATGCGGCCGGTTCGCCGGCGCATCCAGATGGTTTATCAGGATCCATTCGGATCGCTCGACCCGCACATGCGGGTCGGCGACATTATCGGCGAGCCGCTGGAGATACACAAACTGCGCGGCAACAAGGCGGAGAGACGGGCGGCGCGGGTAATGGAGTTGCTCGCGATGGGTCGGGCTGCGGCACGATATGATCGACCGCTATCCGCACCAGTTCTCGGGAGGTCAGCGACAGCGCGTCAGCATCGCCCGCGCCTCGCAGTAGAGCCGGCTCTGTTGATCTGCGATGAGCCGGTCTCGGTGCTCGACGTGTCGATTCAAGCCCAGGTGGTCAATCTGTTTCAAGAATTGCAGGAAGAGCTCGGGATATCCATGATCTTCGTCGCTCACGATCCCGCGGCGGTGCGGCATGTGAGCCAGCGCAACGCCGTGATGTATCTCGGCACAATCGTCGAGATCTCTGCGCGCGAGGAGCTCTATTCGAATCCGAAGCATCCCTACACTAGGGTGCTAATGGGCGCTATTCCAATCCCAAATCCCCTCTTGAGGCCAGGCGCGGCCATCAGACTATCCAAGGCGAGGTGCCAAGCGCACAGCGCCCACCGCCGGGTTGCGCTTTCATCCGCGCTGTCCGCACACGATGCCGGTATGCAAAGAGAGGACGCCGAAGCTGCTTGCCGAGGGGGACGGCATGGTCGCGTGCCATCTGTTCACGTGATGGCTAGCGTAAGCTTCGGGCAACTCGGCCGGGCACCTAAAGACCGTACGGGGTGA
- a CDS encoding IS5 family transposase (programmed frameshift), whose translation MRKGLFWLNDKQWALIEPHLPTNQTGPVRDDDRRVISGIIHMLQCGARWRDCPPDYGPYTTIYNRFNRWAKRGHWRAIFEALARCGKDGVTLSIDSTTIKAHRSASGGKGGKHEQAIGRSRGGRTTKIHALSDPDCRPCAFHLTPGQDADIAAAPALLELAPPMSALIGDKGYDGDGFRAEIVDRGAKPVIPNKSNRVTLHSFSKRAYKGRNVIERCFCRLKDFRRVATRYDKLARNFLAAIHLAAIVAYWIN comes from the exons ATGCGCAAAGGACTGTTCTGGCTCAACGACAAGCAATGGGCTCTGATAGAGCCGCATCTGCCAACGAACCAGACCGGACCGGTGCGCGACGACGATCGACGCGTCATCAGCGGTATCATTCACATGCTTCAGTGCGGCGCACGCTGGCGCGATTGCCCGCCCGACTATGGTCCCTACACGACGATCTACAATCGTTTCAATCGCTGGGCCAAGCGCGGACATTGGCGGGCGATCTTTGAAGCGCTCGCCCGCTGCGGCAAAGACGGCGTGACTTTGTCCATCGACTCCACCACGATCAAAGCGCATCGCTCGGCGAGCGGCGGAAAAGGGGGGA AGCATGAGCAAGCGATCGGCCGCTCGCGCGGCGGGCGGACCACGAAAATCCACGCGCTGAGCGACCCTGACTGCAGACCTTGCGCATTTCATCTCACTCCAGGCCAGGACGCTGATATTGCCGCAGCGCCAGCCCTTTTGGAACTCGCGCCACCCATGTCTGCCCTCATTGGCGACAAAGGGTACGACGGCGACGGCTTTCGAGCCGAAATCGTCGATCGTGGTGCCAAGCCCGTCATTCCAAACAAATCCAACAGGGTCACTCTCCACAGCTTCAGCAAACGCGCCTACAAGGGGCGCAACGTCATCGAGCGCTGTTTCTGCCGCCTCAAGGATTTCAGGCGTGTCGCAACTCGCTACGACAAACTAGCCAGGAACTTCTTGGCTGCCATCCATCTCGCCGCCATCGTTGCCTATTGGATCAATTGA
- a CDS encoding oligopeptide/dipeptide ABC transporter ATP-binding protein: protein MHPYTRGLMASIPRSRPASRTALVPVKGQPPNLSQLPLGCSFNPRCSEALDRCRRDMPELMKANDKHLHACWAAPHV, encoded by the coding sequence ATGCATCCCTACACCCGCGGTCTTATGGCCTCAATCCCGCGTTCTCGACCAGCCAGCCGGACGGCCCTGGTCCCGGTCAAGGGACAGCCGCCAAACCTCTCGCAGCTGCCGCTCGGCTGTTCATTCAATCCACGCTGCAGCGAGGCGCTGGACCGCTGCCGACGCGACATGCCGGAACTGATGAAGGCCAACGACAAGCATTTGCACGCGTGCTGGGCGGCGCCCCATGTCTGA
- a CDS encoding ABC transporter permease — MLALIPTLIFASLIVFVTIRLIPGNIVDLMLSQNDPSAAKQSREQLEAALGLNTPIYIQYFKWIGALLFKGSFGNSLWTNTPVMDEILYRLPITFELGLLSLIVSLMFGIPIGVYAALKQDTIGDYVLRTFSILALAIPGFWVGTLVMVFPSIWWGWSPSVKFIRFSEAPLGNFLQLLIPALILGNAFSAITMRLPPTLMLVR, encoded by the coding sequence TTGCTCGCACTAATTCCGACGCTAATCTTCGCCTCCCTCATAGTTTTTGTCACGATCCGCCTGATTCCCGGCAACATCGTCGACCTGATGCTGTCGCAGAACGACCCGAGTGCAGCCAAGCAAAGCCGGGAGCAGCTGGAGGCTGCGCTTGGGCTCAATACGCCCATTTACATCCAGTATTTCAAGTGGATCGGCGCGCTCTTGTTCAAAGGAAGCTTCGGCAACTCGCTCTGGACCAACACTCCGGTGATGGACGAAATCCTCTATCGTCTGCCGATTACTTTCGAACTCGGTCTGCTTTCGCTCATTGTATCGCTCATGTTCGGTATTCCGATTGGCGTCTATGCGGCGCTGAAGCAGGATACAATCGGCGACTACGTCCTTCGGACGTTCTCCATACTTGCGCTCGCAATACCGGGCTTTTGGGTCGGCACGCTGGTGATGGTTTTCCCGTCGATCTGGTGGGGATGGTCGCCGTCGGTGAAGTTTATTCGCTTCTCGGAAGCCCCTTTGGGCAATTTCCTGCAGCTGCTTATTCCGGCGCTGATCCTTGGTAATGCGTTTTCGGCCATTACTATGCGGCTGCCCCCCACGCTGATGCTAGTCAGGTGA